One window of the Maylandia zebra isolate NMK-2024a linkage group LG19, Mzebra_GT3a, whole genome shotgun sequence genome contains the following:
- the dtd2 gene encoding D-aminoacyl-tRNA deacylase 2 — protein MTEKGCNPVARTVLQQCLQARLQVKPADEHSEAQFVQIKRGMVIYICFFKGATDDILLKMVSTLLNLRLSESDSGKMVSVLDLPGSLLIVPQATLGGKAKGRGMQYHNNISKEDGLRLYSAFVALCEKELNAAVAESSAEVTVKHGTYGNRQVLKLDTNGPYTHLMEF, from the exons ATGACGGAGAAAGGCTGCAATCCGGTGGCCCGGACGGTACTGCAGCAGTGTTTGCAGGCCAGGCTGCAGGTGAAACCAGCAGATGAACACTCCGAAGCTCAGTTTGTCCAG ATTAAAAGAGGGATGGTGATCTACATCTGCTTCTTCAAAGGAGCCACAGATGACATCCTACTCAAGATGG TGTCCACGCTGTTGAACCTGCGGCTGAGCGAGTCGGATTCTGGGAAGATGGTGTCAGTGTTGGACCTTCCCGGGAGTTTGCTGATTGTCCCTCAGGCCACGCTGGGAGGAAAGGCCAAAGGCAGAGGCATGCAGTACCACAACAACATCAGCAAGGAGGATGGGCTGCGACTGTACAGCGCATTCGTTGCTCTGTGTGAGAAGGAGCTGAATGCTGCTGTAGCTGAGAGCAGCGCTGAAGTGACAGTAAAACACGGGACCTATGGTAACAGACAAGTGCTGAAGCTTGACACCAATGGACCATACACACATCTGATGGAGTTCTGA
- the LOC101478506 gene encoding uncharacterized protein LOC101478506 isoform X1, whose translation MPSYAFLDCLEHYLLTGKFQVNTSKSWKKLVSKDSKKFTYKDGCLWRSYRGRLLRVVRSDEEIREILIQYHNNNNHARRERAVREIMLMYYWVGVTAAVKNWIKACDVCQNQPTKELANLRVQFCLVYGCDSSSYIHPEITFHRFPKDPGQRQKWLTVAQRDEGSLRSNSYICSRHFDPSCYTLNEDGQPTLSSDAVPSIMPDEEVPIPSDEEVLLSNTLEDLISAAAANTETEKPPHPATDQSETPMELQEHQYCSSAPDSTAVQTVKEHTRRKTVIEPTFTTYNHVARYLSHRILPTQSKKNRSALKRMAKRFGLIDGVLMYTRASRPLSVPRSREEVNSILREFHDSKGHYGQGVCQQEISKHFHWGSMTRDLASWIANCQTCLNRTKRKWMRCSVLGCTNCCGPVERRLGLTFHKFPLHNATLLAKWLKATGRPNWHPRLRSSICSIHFTDDCFSHSGEVITLNPDAVPALSVHTDSAVPSRGASQPAVGEEQAIFAKYDAVELYLTKRTYPPGLNYVEKNTFRRFCKKFAIKDGVLHTVKGDQMRLVLRNRQQVETALVDYHNELNHLDVNKCLRLLNERYFWRTMRPDVVQWINNCSQCSMKKTKKPNHQAEARGLAVQTSAQLQELTSHDLDSANDEDTDSDGDAEEQLTVNSKDTVDEPSSSLSSQTEIPDNPQPKIPILLHLKNPINLQPRSPKIPSVTKLLSMKRMTSSHFEIHKDPESSKKQKRIENPINPQPEKLAQPQEQEKTSSPQGNNGTQHCIQAQLVLEQHAPLQHIQAPSQKSPPEAHTSTQIRSHCSVQRTVKKKRGPEADSSAKWSSSSGLEPVMALSTKPWPVFTIGSSAVEKTAKPSPNADSSAVFYRPIRLQARTVIQQCSHAKIKLKPAVDGADAQWAEIQQGLVVYVCFFHGATEDVTNEMANTLMTTRLFRKHSGHCVSLLDLPGSILFVPQDSLLGKPAPNRRMQYKGGCELWWGAQLFSSLVSACRELMTGSAKCTNAGVKVEHGLYGRKQEIALNSVEPQSVLLEF comes from the exons ATGCCCTCTTATGCCTTTCTGGATTGTTTGGAGCATTATTTACTGACAGGAAAGTTTCAAGTAAATACATCAAAAAGCTGGAAAAAGCTGGTCTCTAAAGATAGCAAAAAGTTTACTTACAAAG ATGGCTGTTTGTGGCGGTCTTATCGAGGCCGCCTCCTCCGTGTCGTTAGGAGTGACGAAGAAATACGTGAGATCCTGATACAataccacaataacaacaaccaTGCGCGCCGGGAACGGGCAGTAAGGGAAATAATG CTGATGTATTACTGGGTTGGAGTGACTGCGGCAGTGAAGAACTGGATAAAGGCTTGTGACGTTTGCCAGAATCAACCTACTAAAGAGCTAGCTAATCTGCGCGTCCAGTTTTGCCTGGTTTATGGTTGTGATTCTTCCAGTTACATACACCCTGAGATCACCTTCCACAG GTTTCCAAAGGACCCCGGGCAGCGGCAGAAATGGCTGACAGTTGCGCAGAGGGATGAAGGCTCGCTGCGCTCAAACTCCTACATCTGCTCCCGACACTTTGACCCATCCTGCTATACCCTGAATGAGGACGGTCAGCCGACACTATCATCAGATGCTGTACCCAGCATCATGCCCGATGAGGAG GTGCCCATTCCTTCAGATGAGGAAGTCCTGCTTTCCAACACGCTGGAAGACCTCatctctgcagctgctgctaATACCGAAACCGAAAAGCCCCCTCATCCAGCCACTGATCAGTCGGAAACCCCTATGGAGCTGCAGGAACACCAGTACTGCTCGTCAGCTCCAGACTCCACCGCAGTCCAGACAGTGAAGGAGCACACAAGGAGGAAGACTGTCATTGAGCCAACTTTCACCACGTACAACCATGTCGCCAG ATATCTGAGCCACAGGATTTTACCAAcgcaaagcaagaaaaatagaagTGCCTTAAAAAGGATGGCCAAGCGCTTTGGCCTAATAG atgGAGTGCTGATGTACACACGGGCTTCTCGACCTCTCAGCGTGCCACGCAGCAGAGAGGAG GTAAACTCAATCCTGCGAGAGTTTCATGACAGCAAGGGCCACTATGGTCAGGGGGTCTGCCAGCAAGAAATTTCAAAGCACTTCCACTGGGGCAGCATGACTCGAGACCTGGCTAGTTGGATCGCCAACTGCCAAACCTGCCTTAACAGAACCAAGAGGAAGTGGATGCGCTGCAGTGTTCTTGGGTGCACAAACTGCTGTGGACCAGTAGAGAGACGCCTGGGCCTCACCTTCCACAA GTTTCCTCTTCACAATGCAACTCTGTTGGCAAAGTGGTTGAAGGCTACCGGCCGTCCAAACTGGCATCCTCGGCTCCGGTCTTCCATTTGTTCGATACATTTCACTGACGACTGTTTCAGCCATAGTGGGGAGGTCATCACCCTAAATCCAGATGCTGTGCCTGCACTCTCGGTCCACACGGACTCCGCA GTCCCATCCAGAGGGGCGAGCCAGCCTGCGGTGGGGGAGGAG CAGGCCATTTTTGCAAAGTACGATGCTGTGGAGCTCTACCTTACCAAACGCACTTACCCACCTGGACTGAACTATGTAGAAAAGAACACCTTTAGGAGGTTCTGCAAGAAGTTTGCCATTAAAG ACGGTGTTCTTCATACGGTGAAGGGAGACCAAATGCGTTTGGTTCTGAGGAACAGGCAGCAGGTTGAAACCGCGCTGGTGGACTATCACAACGAGCTCAACCACCTCGACGTCAACAAGTGTCTCAGACTGCTGAATGAGAG ATACTTCTGGAGAACCATGAGGCCTGATGTTGTGCAGTGGATCAACAACTGCTCTCAGTGCAGCATGAAGAAGACGAAGAAACCGAATCACCAAGCAGAGGCGAGAGGTTTAGCGGTTCAGACATCAGCTCAACTACAGGAACTGACATCTCACGACTTAGACAG TGCGAATGATGAGGATACTGATAGTGATGGTGATGCAGAGGAGCAGCTGACAGTGAATTCCAAGGACACAGTG GATGAACCTTCTTCCAGTTTGTCCTCCCAGACTGAAATTCCCGATAATCCTCAGCCCAAAATTCCCATCCTCCTTCACCTGAAAAATCCCATCAACTTACAGCCCAGGTCTCCCAAAATCCCCTCTGTCACAAAGCTCTTGTCTATGAAGAGAATGACTTCTTCGCATTTTGAAATACATAAGGATCCTGAAAGCTCTAAGAAGCAAAAAAGGATAGAGAATCCGATAAATCCCCAGCCAGAGAAGCTTGCACAGCCTCaagaacaggaaaaaacaagTAGCCCTCAGGGCAACAATGGGACACAACACTGCATCCAAGCACAGCTTGTTTTAGAGCAGCATGCTCCACTGCAGCACATTCAGGCTCCAAGTCAAAAAAGTCCTCCAGAGGCACATACATCAACACAAATCCGAAGTCATTGCAGTGTCCAGCGCacagtgaagaagaaaagaggCCCAGAGGCAGATTCTTCAGCTAAATGGAGCTCTAGCAGTGGTCTGGAGCCTGTGATGGCCCTGAGCACCAAACCCTGGCCTGTCTTCACCATCGGTAGctctgctgtggaaaaaacTGCAAAACCCTCGCCTAATGCTGACAG CTCAGCTGTTTTTTATAGGCCCATCAGGCTTCAGGCCCGAACTGTCATTCAGCAGTGTAGTCACGCAAAGATTAAGCTCAAACCTGCTGTGGATGGAGCAGATGCTCAGTGGGCAGAG ATTCAGCAGGGATTGGTTGTctatgtgtgtttctttcacGGAGCCACTGAAGATGTGACAAATGAGATGG CCAACACTCTGATGACTACCAGGCTTTTCCGGAAACATTCCGGGCATTGTGTGTCCCTCCTGGATCTTCCTGGAAGTATTTTATTTGTCCCCCAAGACTCCCTGCTTGGGAAGCCAGCACCCAACAGAAGGATGCAGTACAAGGGTGGATGCGAGCTGTGGTGGGGTGCTCAGCTCTTCTCAAGTCTGGTCTCCGCCTGCAGAGAACTCATGACAGGTTCAGCGAAGTGCACAAATGCAGGTGTAAAGGTAGAACATGGACTCTATGGACGAAAACAAGAAATCGccctgaactctgtggagccgcAATCTGTGCTCCTGGAGTTCTGA
- the LOC101478506 gene encoding uncharacterized protein LOC101478506 isoform X2 produces the protein MPSYAFLDCLEHYLLTGKFQVNTSKSWKKLVSKDSKKFTYKDGCLWRSYRGRLLRVVRSDEEIREILIQYHNNNNHARRERAVREIMLMYYWVGVTAAVKNWIKACDVCQNQPTKELANLRVQFCLVYGCDSSSYIHPEITFHRFPKDPGQRQKWLTVAQRDEGSLRSNSYICSRHFDPSCYTLNEDGQPTLSSDAVPSIMPDEEVPIPSDEEVLLSNTLEDLISAAAANTETEKPPHPATDQSETPMELQEHQYCSSAPDSTAVQTVKEHTRRKTVIEPTFTTYNHVARYLSHRILPTQSKKNRSALKRMAKRFGLIDGVLMYTRASRPLSVPRSREEVNSILREFHDSKGHYGQGVCQQEISKHFHWGSMTRDLASWIANCQTCLNRTKRKWMRCSVLGCTNCCGPVERRLGLTFHKFPLHNATLLAKWLKATGRPNWHPRLRSSICSIHFTDDCFSHSGEVITLNPDAVPALSVHTDSAVPSRGASQPAVGEEAIFAKYDAVELYLTKRTYPPGLNYVEKNTFRRFCKKFAIKDGVLHTVKGDQMRLVLRNRQQVETALVDYHNELNHLDVNKCLRLLNERYFWRTMRPDVVQWINNCSQCSMKKTKKPNHQAEARGLAVQTSAQLQELTSHDLDSANDEDTDSDGDAEEQLTVNSKDTVDEPSSSLSSQTEIPDNPQPKIPILLHLKNPINLQPRSPKIPSVTKLLSMKRMTSSHFEIHKDPESSKKQKRIENPINPQPEKLAQPQEQEKTSSPQGNNGTQHCIQAQLVLEQHAPLQHIQAPSQKSPPEAHTSTQIRSHCSVQRTVKKKRGPEADSSAKWSSSSGLEPVMALSTKPWPVFTIGSSAVEKTAKPSPNADSSAVFYRPIRLQARTVIQQCSHAKIKLKPAVDGADAQWAEIQQGLVVYVCFFHGATEDVTNEMANTLMTTRLFRKHSGHCVSLLDLPGSILFVPQDSLLGKPAPNRRMQYKGGCELWWGAQLFSSLVSACRELMTGSAKCTNAGVKVEHGLYGRKQEIALNSVEPQSVLLEF, from the exons ATGCCCTCTTATGCCTTTCTGGATTGTTTGGAGCATTATTTACTGACAGGAAAGTTTCAAGTAAATACATCAAAAAGCTGGAAAAAGCTGGTCTCTAAAGATAGCAAAAAGTTTACTTACAAAG ATGGCTGTTTGTGGCGGTCTTATCGAGGCCGCCTCCTCCGTGTCGTTAGGAGTGACGAAGAAATACGTGAGATCCTGATACAataccacaataacaacaaccaTGCGCGCCGGGAACGGGCAGTAAGGGAAATAATG CTGATGTATTACTGGGTTGGAGTGACTGCGGCAGTGAAGAACTGGATAAAGGCTTGTGACGTTTGCCAGAATCAACCTACTAAAGAGCTAGCTAATCTGCGCGTCCAGTTTTGCCTGGTTTATGGTTGTGATTCTTCCAGTTACATACACCCTGAGATCACCTTCCACAG GTTTCCAAAGGACCCCGGGCAGCGGCAGAAATGGCTGACAGTTGCGCAGAGGGATGAAGGCTCGCTGCGCTCAAACTCCTACATCTGCTCCCGACACTTTGACCCATCCTGCTATACCCTGAATGAGGACGGTCAGCCGACACTATCATCAGATGCTGTACCCAGCATCATGCCCGATGAGGAG GTGCCCATTCCTTCAGATGAGGAAGTCCTGCTTTCCAACACGCTGGAAGACCTCatctctgcagctgctgctaATACCGAAACCGAAAAGCCCCCTCATCCAGCCACTGATCAGTCGGAAACCCCTATGGAGCTGCAGGAACACCAGTACTGCTCGTCAGCTCCAGACTCCACCGCAGTCCAGACAGTGAAGGAGCACACAAGGAGGAAGACTGTCATTGAGCCAACTTTCACCACGTACAACCATGTCGCCAG ATATCTGAGCCACAGGATTTTACCAAcgcaaagcaagaaaaatagaagTGCCTTAAAAAGGATGGCCAAGCGCTTTGGCCTAATAG atgGAGTGCTGATGTACACACGGGCTTCTCGACCTCTCAGCGTGCCACGCAGCAGAGAGGAG GTAAACTCAATCCTGCGAGAGTTTCATGACAGCAAGGGCCACTATGGTCAGGGGGTCTGCCAGCAAGAAATTTCAAAGCACTTCCACTGGGGCAGCATGACTCGAGACCTGGCTAGTTGGATCGCCAACTGCCAAACCTGCCTTAACAGAACCAAGAGGAAGTGGATGCGCTGCAGTGTTCTTGGGTGCACAAACTGCTGTGGACCAGTAGAGAGACGCCTGGGCCTCACCTTCCACAA GTTTCCTCTTCACAATGCAACTCTGTTGGCAAAGTGGTTGAAGGCTACCGGCCGTCCAAACTGGCATCCTCGGCTCCGGTCTTCCATTTGTTCGATACATTTCACTGACGACTGTTTCAGCCATAGTGGGGAGGTCATCACCCTAAATCCAGATGCTGTGCCTGCACTCTCGGTCCACACGGACTCCGCA GTCCCATCCAGAGGGGCGAGCCAGCCTGCGGTGGGGGAGGAG GCCATTTTTGCAAAGTACGATGCTGTGGAGCTCTACCTTACCAAACGCACTTACCCACCTGGACTGAACTATGTAGAAAAGAACACCTTTAGGAGGTTCTGCAAGAAGTTTGCCATTAAAG ACGGTGTTCTTCATACGGTGAAGGGAGACCAAATGCGTTTGGTTCTGAGGAACAGGCAGCAGGTTGAAACCGCGCTGGTGGACTATCACAACGAGCTCAACCACCTCGACGTCAACAAGTGTCTCAGACTGCTGAATGAGAG ATACTTCTGGAGAACCATGAGGCCTGATGTTGTGCAGTGGATCAACAACTGCTCTCAGTGCAGCATGAAGAAGACGAAGAAACCGAATCACCAAGCAGAGGCGAGAGGTTTAGCGGTTCAGACATCAGCTCAACTACAGGAACTGACATCTCACGACTTAGACAG TGCGAATGATGAGGATACTGATAGTGATGGTGATGCAGAGGAGCAGCTGACAGTGAATTCCAAGGACACAGTG GATGAACCTTCTTCCAGTTTGTCCTCCCAGACTGAAATTCCCGATAATCCTCAGCCCAAAATTCCCATCCTCCTTCACCTGAAAAATCCCATCAACTTACAGCCCAGGTCTCCCAAAATCCCCTCTGTCACAAAGCTCTTGTCTATGAAGAGAATGACTTCTTCGCATTTTGAAATACATAAGGATCCTGAAAGCTCTAAGAAGCAAAAAAGGATAGAGAATCCGATAAATCCCCAGCCAGAGAAGCTTGCACAGCCTCaagaacaggaaaaaacaagTAGCCCTCAGGGCAACAATGGGACACAACACTGCATCCAAGCACAGCTTGTTTTAGAGCAGCATGCTCCACTGCAGCACATTCAGGCTCCAAGTCAAAAAAGTCCTCCAGAGGCACATACATCAACACAAATCCGAAGTCATTGCAGTGTCCAGCGCacagtgaagaagaaaagaggCCCAGAGGCAGATTCTTCAGCTAAATGGAGCTCTAGCAGTGGTCTGGAGCCTGTGATGGCCCTGAGCACCAAACCCTGGCCTGTCTTCACCATCGGTAGctctgctgtggaaaaaacTGCAAAACCCTCGCCTAATGCTGACAG CTCAGCTGTTTTTTATAGGCCCATCAGGCTTCAGGCCCGAACTGTCATTCAGCAGTGTAGTCACGCAAAGATTAAGCTCAAACCTGCTGTGGATGGAGCAGATGCTCAGTGGGCAGAG ATTCAGCAGGGATTGGTTGTctatgtgtgtttctttcacGGAGCCACTGAAGATGTGACAAATGAGATGG CCAACACTCTGATGACTACCAGGCTTTTCCGGAAACATTCCGGGCATTGTGTGTCCCTCCTGGATCTTCCTGGAAGTATTTTATTTGTCCCCCAAGACTCCCTGCTTGGGAAGCCAGCACCCAACAGAAGGATGCAGTACAAGGGTGGATGCGAGCTGTGGTGGGGTGCTCAGCTCTTCTCAAGTCTGGTCTCCGCCTGCAGAGAACTCATGACAGGTTCAGCGAAGTGCACAAATGCAGGTGTAAAGGTAGAACATGGACTCTATGGACGAAAACAAGAAATCGccctgaactctgtggagccgcAATCTGTGCTCCTGGAGTTCTGA
- the LOC101467204 gene encoding uncharacterized protein LOC101467204: MRGTDRVSGTDRVVTLTMEQIQLLPPEVWVYVLSYLNTEEKHTVRFCCKHLKNLVDHPSLWRDYTVVLSDLRRYTYGFWDTLNYRSLTRVTVRHLGRKEWRRLVKFLPSLSTIVFVDGGRQYKEKYLDALSRFPDLRGVGVRNAIWDEPVLGHNLAVQLGRRLTQLSVCNVRLPNTVQFVNSVSHLVNLRYLLFHQQGEGYGLDTVRPVPCSVFHNLLLNLTKLKHLSWGMKGEPPEPLPDDYFNPADPDQPVFCYGGPVLTTLELVDYPETTLSENALRSLTSLESLAVRYRYIREGVECRLQAWLSPLQHLKSLTIIGGNSLTTYTTTIPPSVTRLTLRVAITLKDMDSIAPKVPGLEHLDIEQNRSSGSLCRRIPMLFPQLKTLRIRFFRREPEKDLLSLHKLRHLVRLELIVERSFILRDYLNGHPWPSPSVQELISELQELSENRITVITTMRQRNPLRECDCVWEGD, encoded by the exons atgcggggtaccgatcgggtttccggtacggatcgggtagtaaCATTAACTATGGAACAGATACAGCTTTTGCCACCAGAAGTTTGGGTCTATGTTCTCAGCTACCTGAACACGGAGGAAAAACACACTGTCCGCTTCTGCTGCAAGCACCTAAAGAATCTCGTCGACCACCCGTCTCTGTGGAGAGACTACACGGTAGTGCTGTCCGACCTCCGACGTTATACGTACGGCTTCTGGGACACTTTAAACTACCGCAGTCTCACCCGAGTAACGGTGCGGCATTTGGGGCGCAAAGAGTGGCGACGCCTCGTGAAGTTCCTCCCGTCACTCTCCACCATTGTGTTTGTGGACGGAGGACGGCAGTATAAGGAGAAATACTTGGACGCCCTTTCCAGGTTCCCCGACCTGAGGGGTGTCGGGGTGCGAAACGCTATCTGGGACGAGCCGGTTCTGGGGCACAATCTGGCAGTCCAGCTGGGGAGGCGGCTGACTCAGTTAAGCGTGTGCAACGTCCGTCTGCCCAACACGGTGCAGTTCGTCAACAGCGTGTCGCACCTGGTCAACCTGCGGTACTTGCTCTTCCACCAGCAGGGAGAGGGCTACGGGCTGGACACGGTCAGGCCGGTGCCCTGCAGTGTTTTCCACAACCTGCTTCTGAACCTGACCAAGCTCAAACACCTATCCTGGGGGATGAAAGGGGAGCCGCCGGAGCCCCTGCCAGATGATTATTTCAACCCAGCGGACCCGGACCAACCAG TGTTCTGCTACGGTGGCCCTGTGCTGACCACTCTGGAACTGGTGGATTACCCAGAAACCACCCTGTCAGAGAATGCGCTGAGAAGTCTCACCTCTCTTGAGTCGCTGGCCGTCAGGTACAGGTACATCAGAGAGGGCGTTGAGTGTCGCCTGCAGGCCTGGCTGAGTCCTCTGCAACACTTAAAATCTCTCACTATCATCG GTGGGAATTCTCTCACTACCTATACCACCACCATCCCACCCAGTGTGACCAGGCTGACGCTGCGAGTAGCCATAACGCTGAAAGACATGGACTCTATTGCGCCTAAAGTTCCAGGACTGGAGCACCTTGATATTGAACAGAACCGCTCCAGTGGCAGTCTCTGCAGACGGATCCCTATGCTGTTTCCTCAACTCAAGACACTCAGGATACG ATTTTTCCGCCGGGAACCAGAGAAAGACCTGCTGAGCCTCCACAAGCTGCGACACCTGGTGCGGCTGGAGCTGATCGTGGAGCGTTCGTTCATCCTCCGAGATTACCTCAACGGGCACCCTTGGCCGAGCCCATCTGTGCAGGAGCTGATCAGTGAGCTGCAGGAGCTGTCTGAGAACAGGATCACGGTCATAACAACGATGCGGCAAAGGAACCCACTGCGTGAATGTGACTGTGTGTGGGAAGGAGACTGA
- the LOC143413978 gene encoding uncharacterized protein LOC143413978 encodes MNTPQTCCALRPLIERNGGKERKRRNAILYGTLSNVKALWQEVVNQAPKINDLKERWPALFDAVQINQEFRRITTVNLETTFMAKLDQYSQKIMSLLSSRGGAAKMRIRRIQNMLLEDDSVERRREVAIRGLVVYLREKEEDLFKEQDGGGDITNEVM; translated from the exons ATGAATACACCACAGACATGTTGTGCTCTCAGACCACTGATCGAAAGAAAcggagggaaagagagaaagcGGAGAAACGCCATTTTGTACGGAACGTTATCAAATGTTAAAGCTTTGTG GCAGGAAGTTGTCAATCAAGCACCAAAAATCAATGACCTGAAAGAAAGATGGCCTGCTCTTTTTGATGCAGTTCAG ataAACCAAGAATTCAGAAGGATCACCACTGTTAACCTGGAAACAACATTCATGGCAAAGCTGGACCAGTACTCTCAGAAAATAATGTCCTTGCTGTCCTCAAGAGGAGGGGCTGCAAAAATGCGCATTCGGCGCATCCAGAACATGCTGCTAGag GATGATTCTGTGGAGAGAAGGCGAGAGGTCGCTATCCGTGGCTTAGTGGTGTATCTCAGGGAAAAGGAGGAGGATCTCTTCAAAGAGCAG GATGGTGGCGGGGATATTACCAATGAAGTGATGTGA